GTGAGATGTTGGGTTAAGTCCCGCAACGAGCGCAACCCCTATCCTTAGTAGCCAGCAGTCCGGCTGGGCACTCTAGGGAGACTGCCGGGGATAACCCGGAGGAAGGCGGGGACGACGTCAAATCATCATGCCCCTTATGATTTGGGCTACACACGTGCTACAATGGCGTAAACAAAGGGAAGCGAAGCGGTGACGCTTAGCAAATCTCAAAAATAACGTCCCAGTTCGGACTGCAGTCTGCAACTCGACTGCACGAAGCTGGAATCGCTAGTAATCGCGAATCAGAATGTCGCGGTGAATACGTTCCCGGGTCTTGTACACACCGCCCGTCACACCATGGGAGTCAGTAACGCCCGAAGTCAGTGACCCAACCTTATGGAGGGAGCTGCCGAAGGCGGGACCGATAACTGGGGTGAAGTCGTAACAAGGTAGCCGTATCGGAAGGTGCGGCTGGATCACCTCCTTTCTAAGGAAGAAGAAGTAGTTGTATGTGTTTTACTGTTTAGTTATCAGGAGATAACAGAAAAATTTCCGGTGGCGATGCGCTTCGGGGACACACCCGTACCCATCCCGAACACGACGGTCAAGACCGAAGCGGCCGATGATACTATGCTGGAGACGGCATGGGAAAGCAGGTGGCTGCCGGATCCCTAAAAAAGGCAGAGGGAAGAAAGAGCCTATGAAAATAGAACAGCACCGAAGAAGAGGTGTAACCTGATACAGCGGGGAAACGCTGTTATGATAACTGGTTTTACCAGTGATTTAAGCATAAAAGAAGTTTTGTGTTTAAATGGCTGATAAAACATATCAGTCAGGAAAAAGAATGTACCTTGAAAACTGCATATATAAAACATCTAAAAATACGTTAAACGTAGAGATAGAGACGAAACGAGGCGTTGCAAAAGCAACGAAGTAGAGAAACAACAAACCAACAAGCCGTCAGATATTAACGCTATAATATCTGAAAGGCCAAGCAAAAAAGAGCGCAGGGCGGATGCCTTGGCACTGAGAGCCGATGAAAGACGTGATAAGCTGCGATAAGCTTCGGGGAGGAGCAAATATCCTATGATCCGGAGATTTCTGAATGGGGAAACCCACATGAGAAGACCTCATGTATCCATACGCCAATCCATAACGTATGGAAGGGAACCCGGTGAACTGAAACATCTAAGTAGCCGGAGGAGAAGAAAGAAAACTCGATTTCCTAAGTAGCGGCGAGCGAACGGGAAAGAGCCCAAACCAGCGTGCGTGCATGCTGGGGTTCGGACTGCAGAAATGATTCGTCAAGGGTAATGGAACGGTTTTGGGAAAGCCGGCCAGAGAGGGTGAAAGCCCCGTACATGAAACCCAAGATGACATGGCAGGATCCAGAGTACCACGAGACACGAGAAACCTTGTGGGAATACGCGGGGACCACCCCGTAAGGCTAAATACTCCTCAGTGACCGATAGTGTATAGTACTGTGAAGGAAAGGTGAAAAGGACCCCGGGAGGGGAGTGAAAGAGAACCTGAAACCCTGTGTTTACAAGCTGTGGAACACCATTATTAGGTGAACCGCGTACTTTTTGTAGAACGGTCCGGCGAGTTGTGCATGCTGGCAAGGTTAAGCACTGAAGGTGTGGAGCCGTAGGGAAACCAAGTCTTAATAGGGCCAGAGTCAGTATGTGCAGACCCGAAACCGGGTGATCTATCCATGTCCAGGTTGAAGCTGCCGTAAAAGGCAATGGAGGACCGAACGCACATCCGTTGAAAAGGGTGGCGATGAGGTGTGGATAGGGGAGAAATTCCAATCGAACCCGGAGATAGCTGGTTCTCCTCGAAATAGCTTTAGGGCTAGCCTCGGTAGAGATTCGCGGAGGTAGAGCACTGAATTTCCTAGGGGGCGTCAAAGCCTACCGAAGAATATCAAACTCCGAATGCCGCAGAATTGCTTACCGGGAGTCAGACTATACGAGATAAGTTGGATAGTCGAAAGGGAAAGAGCCCAGACCTCCAGCTAAGGTCCCAAAGTGCGTGTTAAGTGGAAAAGGATGTGGGATTTCAAAGACAACCAGGATGTTGGCTCAGAAGCAGCCATACATTCAAAGAGTGCGTAATAGCTCACTGGTCGAGAGGTCCTGCGCCGAAAATGTCCGGGGCTAAAACACGACACCGAAGCTGAGGAATTCTAAGGAATTGGTAGAGGAGCATTGCATAAGGGAAGAAGCAGTACCGAAAGGAGCTGTGGACTTTATGGAAGAGAGAATGCCGGAATGAGTAGCGAGAGTAAGGTGAGAATCCTTACGGCCGAATATCTAAGGTTTCCAGGGTAAAGCTGATCTGCCCTGGGTAAGTCGGGACCTAAGGCGAGGTCGAAAGACGTAGTCGATGGACAACAGGTTGAAATTCCTGTACTGCGATATAACAGAACTGTGGGGACACGTGTGGAAAGCACATCCCGGGAATGGAATCCCGGGGCAAGCGAGGTAGGAGTCTGGTAGGCAAATCCGCCAGGCAATCTGAAGACGTGATGCGGACCGAAAAGAAGTAGGGAAGTGTGTGAGCCATGCGTCGAGAAAAGCCGCTATTGTTTATATCGTACCCGTACCGTAAACCGACACAGGTGGATGAGGAGAGAATCCTAAGGCCGACGGAAGAAGCATTGTTAAGGAACTCGGCAAAATGACCCCGTAACTTCGGGAGAAGGGGTGCCACAGAGATGTGGCCGCAGAGAATAGGCTCAAGCAACTGTTTAGCAAAAACACAGGTCTATGCAAAACCGAAAGGTGAGGTATATGGGCTGACGCCTGCCCGGTGCTGGAAGGTTAAGAGGAGAGGTTAGCGCAAGCGAAGCTTTGAATTTAAGCCCCAGTAAACGGCGGCCGTAACTATAACGGTCCTAAGGTAGCGAAATTCCTTGTCGGGTAAGTTCCGACCCGCACGAAAGGCGTAATGATTTGAGCGCTGTCTCAACAATGCATCCGGTGAAATTGAAATACCAGTGAAGATGCTGGTTACCTGCGCCAGGACGGAAAGACCCCATGGAGCTTTACTCCAGTTTGGTACTGGGACTCGGTATTGCATGTACAGGATAGGTGGGAGACGAAGAGGCATGGACGCCAGTCTATGCGGAGTCGCTGTTGGGATACCACCCTTGTGATATTGGGTTTCTAACCAGCCGCCGTAATCCGGCGGTGGGACAATGCCAGGCGGGGAGTTTGACTGGGGCGGTCGCCTCCGAAAGGGTATCGGAGGCGCCCAAAGGTTCCCTCAGAATGGTCGGAAACCATTCGCAGAGTGCAAAGGCAGAAGGGAGCTTGACTGCGACACCGACGGGTGGAGCAGGTACGAAAGTAGGGCTTAGTGATCCGGTGGTATTAAGTGGGAATGCCATCGCTCAACGGATAAAAGCTACCCTGGGGATAACAGGCTTATCACTCCCAAGAGTTCACATCGACGGAGTGGTTTGGCACCTCGATGTCGGCTCATCGCATCCTGGGGCTGTAGTAGGTCCCAAGGGTTGGGCTGTTCGCCCATTAAAGCGGTACGCGAGCTGGGTTCAGAACGTCGTGAGACAGTTCGGTCCCTATCCGGCGTGGGCGTAGGATATTTGAGAGGAGCTGCCCTTAGTACGAGAGGACCGGGGTGGACGGACCGCTGGTGTACCGGTTGTTCTGCCAAGAGCATGGCCGGGTAGCCAAGTCCGGAAGGGATAAACGCTGAAGGCATCTAAGCGTGAAGCCCCCCTCAAGATGAGATATCCCATTCGAAAGAAGTAAGACCCCTTGAAGACGACGAGGTAGATAGGACAGAGGTGGAAGTGCAGTAATGTATGGAGCTGACTGTTACTAATCGGTCGAGGGCTTGACCTAATAGCTTAGGAAGTTAAGCGGACTAAGCTGAACGGCAGTTGGAAGGTTTCGTTTTATATATGTAGTTTTGAAGGTATATATCTTCAGTATGGCCCAGTGGCTCAGTTGGTTAGAGCGCCGCCCTGTCACGGCGGAGGTCGAGAGTTCGAGTCTCTTCTGGGTCGTTTACTTTCATTTGAAAGTAAATGAAAATTTATGGGATCTTAGCTCAGCTGGGAGAGCATCTGCCTTACAAGCAGAGGGTCACAGGTTCGAGCCCTGTAGGTCCCATTTATTTTAAAAAGTTAATATGGGCGATTTCCCGAGTGGCCAAAGGGGACAGACTGTAAATCTGCTGGCAACGCCTTCGGTGGTTCGAATCCACCATCGCCCATTATATGCCGATGTGGCTCAATTGGCAGAGCAGCTGATTTGTAATCAGCAGGTTATCGGTTCGAGTCCGATCATCGGCTTAGCAATAAGATTTATTATAGATTTTATTGTAAAATAGTATATCGCGGGGTGGAGCAGTCTGGAAGCTCGTCGGGCTCATAACCCGAAGGTCATAGGTTCAAATCCTGTCCCCGCTACTCATGCCCAGATAGCTCAGTTGGTAGAGCAGAGGACTGAAAATCCTCGTGTCGCTGGTTCGATTCCGGCTCTGGGCATTTAATATGGAGCATTAGCTCAGTCGGTAGAGCACTTGACTTTTAATCAAGTTGTCCGGGGTTCGAATCCCCGATGCTTCACTGTTTTAAAACAGTCTAAGTCCTTAAGATAAGGATTTAGGCTGTTTTTTGTTTTATAGAAAAATTTGCTCTATGAAATAAAAATACTCGATATCTCATTTTTATCTCACTCTTGTATATCCATAGGATGTTTAGTAAAATTAGTTTAAATGAAAGAGGAGGTAAGCAGTATGAGAAACAAAAGAGTAAAATTATTTGCGGCAGCATTGCTTTTTATGGGAAGTATAGTTGTAGGCAATAAAGAAGTACAAGCAGCTCAGTGGGAGTATAATAGCTCGGGCTGGTGGTATCAGGAGGATGATGGAAGTTATCCGGTTAATACATGGAAATCAATTAGTGGAAAGTGGTATTATTTTGATGGAAATGGATATATGCTGACAGGATGGCAGAAAATTAATGGAGTGTGGTATTATCTTTATAGTGACGGAGCAATGGCATCAAATAGATGGGTAGGTGATTACTATTTAACCGAAAATGGAGCAATGGCAACGAATACTTGGATTGATGGGTATTATGTAGGCTCTGATGGTCAGTGGAAAAGAAATCAATGGATAAATACAGAGTATGGCTGGTGGTATCGTCATGGAGACGGAAGCTATACAACAAATAATTGGGAGTTTATAGACGGATACTGGTACTATTTTGATGGAAACGGTTATATGAAAACAGGTTGGCAGGAGATATGGGGAAAATGGTATTATCTTTATAGTGATGGAGCAATGGCATCAAATAGATGGATAGGTGATTACTATTTAACCGAAAGCGGAGCAATGGCAACGAATACTTGGATTGATGGGTATTATGTAGGACCTGATGGAAAATGGGTGAAAGATATTTCCATAGTTTATGAAATGGAAGTTGCCAACATTGTAAATAAAGAGCGTGCTGCAAATGGATTAGAACCTTTAGAATATGATTATGAACTTGCTGAGGCAGCCGGTGTGCGTGCAAAGGAGCTAGAGCAAAATTTGTCACATACTCGTCCGGATGGAACATCATGTTTTACTGTTTTGCAGGAATTTGGTATTGAATATTGGATGTGCGGAGAAAATATTGCAGCGGGACAAAGGACACCTGAGCAGGTTATGAATGGGTGGATGAACAGTCCAGGGCACCGTCAGAACATTATGGGTCCATATACACATATAGGTGTAGGGTATTATGTAGATAAGAACGGAAGAATGAATTGGGTCCAGCTTTTTATCGGAAAGTAGTTAAGGCAGACAATAAAAAAGAACCAGAACCAATGAGGGGGGAAGGTTGGTTCTGGTTTCTTTTTTAATATTTTTAAATATTAAAAAGAAGGAGAGCCGGTTTTTATTCCGGCAATATGAAAAAGAAAAAGATTTTTGAAAAAGTCTTATCGGCTTTTACAAGTTATACTATAAAGGGTAAATGTGATGAATTTGTGATGAAATGATAAAAGAAATGTGAAGAAAAGAAAAAAACGGAGAATATCATATTTGTTTGTAACAGTGAGATTTTTACAGAAGGATTTTACAGTGCAGACTAATTTTTACATAAAAAAAGCAAGAGCAGAAATCTGAGGGGGATAGATTTCTGCTCTTGTTCATTTCATAAAAAAGAAGGAGTTACTGGCAATAGGCTTGCCAGTAATATGAAAAGAAAAAGATTTTGAAAAAAGTCTTATTGGCTTTTACAAGTTATACTATACTATGTAAATAAGGCTAATTTATGACAAAATACTAAAAGAAAAATGAAAAAGAGAAGTTTTCATTTATTCTTTTTTTATAAATGCTTTTGAATTTCTTATCTTTCGGATTGATAGAAAGGATCGGCAGGATAGCTGCCGGCGGATTTCTGCATTCCCCGCTGTATTGCGTCTTTAGAGGTTTTCCAGTCAGCATCCTTGTTTTTATAATCGAATTTGTCACAGAACCATGCTAAATCATCGGTAACTCGCTGTAAGTTTTCTGTCATTAAAGAGAATAATTGTGGGTAAAATTCAGCTTTTTCTTTGTCAGACAATAATTCTTCAGCTGTTTCTACTAAATCACCGAAGTGAGGAAGGCAGAAGCCATTGCTGTTTTTGAAAATCTCCTGAAATTCTTTATTTTTACGATAGAGTTCAAAAAAGGTATCTAAATATCTGGCATAAGTATTCTTGGAATAATCACAGATATAACAGGAGTTATTCTGTTCCTTTACCCAAGTGCCCAAAGAGGTTTGAGGGTTATCGGGATTTAATTTTGCCTTTTTAAAATGTCCCAGCATAGATGCCTTTTTTGGAGAAAACATTTTTATTTGTTGCTGCAATTCTTCATTTTTCTTTTTAAAATGTGTGGTGAGAATAAGTCCGGTACCAAGACGGTTGCCATAGTGAAACATCTTTTTATAGTGGTCTCGGCAAAATCCCATTTTATCGGTTTCTGCCCGTATGTCGTCTTCCATGTAGGAAGCGCCTTGTCCCAAGACAAAGTCCAAAGCGTGTTGTTCCAGATTTCTTTCAATAAAACAGAATGGACATTCATCATTTGCATGAAATGCGTCCATTAGTGGAATGGTGTATATTTTCTCTTTCATAATGCGTCCTCTATTCTTTAATTTTATATATTAAAGGGTATCATAGTTGGGGGTAGTTGAAAAGAGACTTTTGCAGATAAAAATTAGTGTTTGCAGGTTCTTTCAGAGTTTGGTAAGATAGTAAAGTAATGACAGAATTTGAGGAAAAAGGACATGAGAAAAAAGATTGATTTATTAGAAGGATCAATTGCGGGAACCCTTGCCCGTCTGGCTTTTCCTATCATGGGAACTTCCTTTATTCAGATGGGATACAATCTGGTGGATATGATATGGATTGGAAGATTGGGAAGCAATGCGGTAGCAGCAGTTGGAGCAGCCGGTATGTTTATGTGGCTGGCAAATGGATTTACAATGATACCAAGAATAGGTGGGCAGGTAAGTGTAGGACAGCGTTTGGGTGCGGGAAATCCGGAAGAAGGAGCCGAGTTTGCCAGAGGAGCTCTTCGTATGGGAGCATTTCTGGGTGTTTTGTATGGAATTATCAGTTTGCTTTTGAATAAGCAGTTGATTGGATTTTTTAATTTGAACAGTCCGGATGTTATATGGGATGCGAGAGTTTATTTGATGATTACCTGCGGATTGATTGTATTTTCCTTTTTAGATCAGGTTATCGGAGGTATTTTGGCTGCGATGGGAAATACGGTCACTACCTTTCGGGTTACTACGGTAGGGCTGGTGATTAACCTGATTTTGGACCCACTTTTGATTTTCGGCATTGGTCCGTTAAAAGGAATGGGAGTTGCAGGAGCGGCTTTTGCAACAGTATTCGCACAGATAATTGTATTTGTTCTTTATTTAAGAGCAGTATGGAGAGAGCCAATTATTTTTGGGAGAATTCATTTGTGTGTAAGAACACCGAAGCAACATATCAGAGAAATTGTAAAAATAGGTCTTCCTTCTGCTATGCAGGATGCGCTGATGTCTATGATTTCTATGGTAATTGCTCGCTTTATTGCAGGCTGGGGAGATGCGGCAGTTGCGGTTCAGAAGGTAGGAAGCCAGATAGAGTCTATTTCATGGATGATGGCAGGAGGCTTTTCCACAGCAGTAAATGCTTTTATTGCACAGAACTATGGTGCAGGGAAAAAGAAGCGTATTAAGAAGGGATATCGAAAAGCCATTGAAATTATGGCGGTGTGGGGTGTAATTACTACATTGCTTTTGTGGGTATTTCCGGAATTTTTCTTTAAAATATTTATTAAAGAACCGGATGTTATTCCAATGGGAGTGGATTATTTAAGAATTATAGGAATTTCGGAAATTTTTATGTGTCTAGAAGGCGCTGCCACAGGGGCGTTTCAGGGAATTGGAAAGACTGTGCCTCCGTCTGTTACGGGAATTTTGTTTAATGCCTTTAGAATTCCGGCAGCTATGATTTTATCTGCTACGGGCTTGGGATTAAACGGCGTCTGGTGGGCATTGAGCTTATCCTGTGTGTTTAAAGGAACAATTTTACCGCTATGGTTTAAAGTTGTATTAAAAAAATATGAGAAACAGGGAATGGAGGAGGAAGTAAGATGACGCAGCAACAGATTGTATTGATTGTTCTGGCAGCAGTCATTATTTTGGCGGGAATTTTTCTTGCTGTGAAAGGTAAACCGTCTATGATAAGAGAACGCTTTGCCAGTGGGGTTTCACCTGAAAATGAGAGAAAGTTTATGATGACCATAGGCGGAGCAGTTTCTGTCATGGGTTTGGATTTATTGATTTTGCAGCTTTTGTCTTTACGCATGAAATTAAGTTCTGAGCAGACGCTTTTAGTGCTTGGAGCGGGATTGGTAGTGTTTGTGGCAATTATCCTTATTGGACAAAAGTATTACAGAAGATAGGGAGATAGAAGCTATGTTAAACTGTTTTTGTGTCGGCATGGGAGGATTTCTGGGAGCAGCAGCCAGATATTTACTGAGCCTCATTCCTGTACAGGATAAATCAGGATTTCCGTGGAACACTTTTTTTATCAACGCAGCGGGAGCTTTTCTCATCGGCTGTATTTCTGCATTCGCAGCAAAAAAGGGAATAGGAAGCAGCTCTTTGATTTTATTTTTAAAGACGGGAGTATGCGGAGGATTTACCACTTTTTCTACTTTTGCGCTGGAAAGCTATGTGTTAATGGAAAATGGGAAAGGCGTTCTTTCGGTAATTTATATGATTGCCAGTGTGTTGGTATGCTTGGGTGCAGTGATGCTGGCACAAAAAATAATTTAAAATTCTATATAAAAGGAGAGGATAGAGATGAGCAGAGAATATCATATTGAGACAAAATGTATTCAGTCCGGTTGGAAACCAAAGAAGGGTGAACCGAGAATGATGCCGATTTATCAGAGCACAACTTTTAAGTATGACACAACAGAAGAAATGGGCAGATTGTTCGATTTAAAGGACAATGGATATTTTTATACAAGATGTCAAAATCCTACCAATGATTTAGTTGCAGCGAAAATTGCAGATTTGGAAGGCGGAGTTGCAGCAGTGCTCACTTCCTCAGGTCAGTCAGCAATTTTTTATTCTATTTTTAATATTTGTGAAGCAGGAGACCATGTAATCTGTGCTTCTGCTATTTACGGCGGTACTTTAAACGTTTTGGGCGTAACAGCGAAAAAGATGGGAATTGAATGTACTTTTGTAGATGTGGATGCGCCGGCAGAGGAATTGGAAAAAGCGTTTAAACCAAATACAAAGGCTGTCATTGCAGAAACTATTGCAAATCCATCTTTAGTAGTATTAGACATTGAAAAAATGGCAAATCTGGCTCACAGCCATGGTGTTCCTCTTGTAGTGGATAATACTTTTGCTACACCGGTAAATTGCCAGCCGTTTAAATGGGGCGCTGATATTGTAGTGCATTCCACAACAAAGTATATGGATGGTCATGCAGCGCAGGTAGGCGGTGCGATTGTAGACAGCGGAAATTTTGACTGGGAAGCTCACGCTGATAAATTCCCGGGACTGACAACTCCTGACGAGTCTTATCATGGAGTAGTTTATACAAAACAGTTTGGAAAAGCTGCTTATATTACAAAAATTAATGCACA
The DNA window shown above is from Blautia hansenii DSM 20583 and carries:
- a CDS encoding CAP domain-containing protein codes for the protein MRNKRVKLFAAALLFMGSIVVGNKEVQAAQWEYNSSGWWYQEDDGSYPVNTWKSISGKWYYFDGNGYMLTGWQKINGVWYYLYSDGAMASNRWVGDYYLTENGAMATNTWIDGYYVGSDGQWKRNQWINTEYGWWYRHGDGSYTTNNWEFIDGYWYYFDGNGYMKTGWQEIWGKWYYLYSDGAMASNRWIGDYYLTESGAMATNTWIDGYYVGPDGKWVKDISIVYEMEVANIVNKERAANGLEPLEYDYELAEAAGVRAKELEQNLSHTRPDGTSCFTVLQEFGIEYWMCGENIAAGQRTPEQVMNGWMNSPGHRQNIMGPYTHIGVGYYVDKNGRMNWVQLFIGK
- a CDS encoding DUF6062 family protein; translated protein: MKEKIYTIPLMDAFHANDECPFCFIERNLEQHALDFVLGQGASYMEDDIRAETDKMGFCRDHYKKMFHYGNRLGTGLILTTHFKKKNEELQQQIKMFSPKKASMLGHFKKAKLNPDNPQTSLGTWVKEQNNSCYICDYSKNTYARYLDTFFELYRKNKEFQEIFKNSNGFCLPHFGDLVETAEELLSDKEKAEFYPQLFSLMTENLQRVTDDLAWFCDKFDYKNKDADWKTSKDAIQRGMQKSAGSYPADPFYQSER
- a CDS encoding MATE family efflux transporter; this translates as MRKKIDLLEGSIAGTLARLAFPIMGTSFIQMGYNLVDMIWIGRLGSNAVAAVGAAGMFMWLANGFTMIPRIGGQVSVGQRLGAGNPEEGAEFARGALRMGAFLGVLYGIISLLLNKQLIGFFNLNSPDVIWDARVYLMITCGLIVFSFLDQVIGGILAAMGNTVTTFRVTTVGLVINLILDPLLIFGIGPLKGMGVAGAAFATVFAQIIVFVLYLRAVWREPIIFGRIHLCVRTPKQHIREIVKIGLPSAMQDALMSMISMVIARFIAGWGDAAVAVQKVGSQIESISWMMAGGFSTAVNAFIAQNYGAGKKKRIKKGYRKAIEIMAVWGVITTLLLWVFPEFFFKIFIKEPDVIPMGVDYLRIIGISEIFMCLEGAATGAFQGIGKTVPPSVTGILFNAFRIPAAMILSATGLGLNGVWWALSLSCVFKGTILPLWFKVVLKKYEKQGMEEEVR
- the crcB gene encoding fluoride efflux transporter CrcB, translated to MLNCFCVGMGGFLGAAARYLLSLIPVQDKSGFPWNTFFINAAGAFLIGCISAFAAKKGIGSSSLILFLKTGVCGGFTTFSTFALESYVLMENGKGVLSVIYMIASVLVCLGAVMLAQKII
- a CDS encoding O-acetylhomoserine aminocarboxypropyltransferase/cysteine synthase family protein, which produces MSREYHIETKCIQSGWKPKKGEPRMMPIYQSTTFKYDTTEEMGRLFDLKDNGYFYTRCQNPTNDLVAAKIADLEGGVAAVLTSSGQSAIFYSIFNICEAGDHVICASAIYGGTLNVLGVTAKKMGIECTFVDVDAPAEELEKAFKPNTKAVIAETIANPSLVVLDIEKMANLAHSHGVPLVVDNTFATPVNCQPFKWGADIVVHSTTKYMDGHAAQVGGAIVDSGNFDWEAHADKFPGLTTPDESYHGVVYTKQFGKAAYITKINAQLMRDLGSVPSPMNSFILNLGLESLVLRVERHCYNAQKVAEYLDAHPLVGKVNYPGLPQDKYHDLAQKYMPKGTCGVISFELKKGREAAVKFMDSLKLASIVTHVADAKTSVLHPASHTHRQLNDEQLVAAGVSPGMIRFSVGIEHIDDIIADLSQALEASEK